GGTCCGGGCGGAGGCGGTGGTGCTGGCCACCGGCGTGCTGGAGCAGCCCGCGGTGTTCCGCAACAACGACCTGCCCGGGGTCATGCTGGCCTCCGGCGGCATGCTGCTCCTGCACCGGTTCGGGGTGGCGCCCGGCCTGCGGCCGGTACTGCTGGTGGCTAATGCCGAGGGCTACCGCGCCGCCCTGGCCTTGATCGCCGCCGGCCTGCCCCCGGAGGCGGTGCTCGACTGGCGGGTATGCGGCGAGCCGGAACGGGGGCTGCCCAAGACCCTTCAGAACTTCGGCGTGGAGGTGCGGGAGGGCTGGACGGTCCGCGAAGCTCACGGCAGGGAGGCGCTTGCCGGCGTCACCGCCGTCCCCGCGAACCGTGCCGGGGCCCCGGGCGCGCGCCAGGGGGTCCGGATCGACTGCGACGCCCTGCTCATGAGCGTGGGCTGGGCGCCCGCCGGCCACCTGCTCTATCAGGCGGGCGGTACCTTCTCCTACGACCACAGCCTCCACCAGCCGGTCCCCCATCGGACCCCGCACGGCGTCTATCCCGCCGGACGGCTCAACGGCGTGTTCGTCCTGTCGGAGCAGCTGGCGGATGGCCGCCACGCGGCGGAGCGGGCCCTGGCGGCGCGAACCGGGGCACCCGACCCGGGCGTCTCCCCGTACCGGGCGGCGGAGCCGCATTCCCACCCCTGGCCCATCGTGCCCCATCGCCGAGGCCGCGACTTCGTGGATTTCGACGAGGACCTCCAGTTGAAGGACCTGGAGCAGGCGGCCGCCGAGGGTTTCGACAACATCGAGCTGCTCAAGCGCTTCTCCACCGTGGGCATGGGGCCGAGCCAGGGCAAGCACGCCAACATGAACGCCATCCGCATCCTGGCCCGTTGGCGCGGCCAGGGAATCGACGAGACGGGGACCACCACCGCCCGCCCCGTTTACCACCCGGTGCCCCTCGGCCACGTCGCCGGACGGCGGCTGCGGCCGTGGTGCACCGGCCCCTTCCAGGCGTTCCACGAGGCGCAGGGGGCCGCCTTCATGGAGGCGGGACCCTGGCTGCGCCCGGATTTCTACGGTCCCCGGAAGGCCGAGGCGGTGGCCGCCGAGGTGGCGGCGGTTCGCCAAGGCGTGGGCCTCATGGACCTCTCCCCCCTGGGCAAGATCGAGGTGCTCGGCCCGGATGCGGCCCGCTTGCTGGAAAGCGCCTACACCTCGCGCCTCGCCGACCTGCGGTCGGGACGCAGCCGCTACGCGGTGCTCACGGACGAGACCGGGGTGGTGCTGGATGACGGCGTCGTGGGCCGGCTGGCCGCGGATCGTTTCTACGTCACCGCCACCACCAGCCACGCCGAGGCCACCACCAAGCTGCTGCTGCGCCACGCGGCGGAGCGCGGCCTGGACGCGCACGTGGTGCCCCGCACCGGCCAGCTGGCCGCCCTGAGCGTGGCCGGTCCCGGCAGCCGCGAGCTGCTGCAGCCCTTCACCGACCTCCCCCTGCACGAGCCGGATTTTCCCCGCCAGGGGATCGCCGAGGCCCGGGTGGCGGGGCATGCCGCCCACCTTCTGCGCTCGGGATTCGTGGGCGAGGTGGCCTTCGAGGTCCACTTGGCGCCCGAGGCCGCCCGGACGGTCTGGATGGCGCTGTGGCGCGCCGGGGGGGAGGCGGGCGGCATCCGGGCCTTCGGCGTCCAGGCCCAGCGGGTGCTGCGCCTGGAGAAGGGACATCTGCTCGTGGGCCAGGACACGGACGGGCTCACCACCCCCTTCGAGGCGGGCCTGGGCGGCCTGGTCCACCTGGACAAGCCCGCCTTCACGGGCCGGGAGAGCCTGGCGCTGCTGAAGGAGCGCCGGGAGCGCCGGCTGGTGGGCTTCACCCTGCCGCCCGACGCGCCGCTTCCCGAGGAATGCCATCTGGTGATCGTGGACGGTGCCATCGCCGGCCGCGTCACCAGCATCGCTTTCAGCCCCACCCTCGGCCACCCCATCGGCCTGGCCATGGTGGATGCCGAGCTCGCCGACAGCGGGGCGCCCCTCCCCATCCGCCTGGATGACGGCGGCTTGGTGACCGCCCGCCCCGCCCCGAAAACCTTTTACGACCCCCAGGGCCGCTGCCTGGGGGCCCACGCCGAGGAGGCCTGCTGATGTCCGAAGAGCTCGCGGCACCGCTGGTGCTGGAATCCCTTCCCCACGCCGCGCTGCGCGAAGTGGTTGGTCCGGGCGCCGAACGGGTCCTGCGCATGGCGGGCTGGCCGCAACCGGACGCCGAGCTCACCGCCCTTTCCAACGAGCGCGGCCTGGTGGCGCGGACCGGCGTCAACGGCTACCTGCTGCTGCGCTGGGACGGCGAGGAGCCCGGCCTGGGCAAGGGCGCCTCGCCGCCCTGGGTGCTGACCCGGTCGGACCGGGCCCTGTGGCTGCTCGGCGACGATCCGGCCGGTGTGCTGCGCGAGGTCTGCGAGCACGACTTTCGCGGCTTCCCGCTCGACGGTTGGCTGATGACGGAGGTGGCGGGTGTTGCCGCCTGGTGCGCCCGGCCCCGGTCCCGCCCGGAGGGCCTGCTGCTCGGCTGCGACCCGTCCCACGGCGACTATTTCCGGAACACCCTGCAGGGCGTGATCGACGACCGGAACGGCTCCGGCGCCCTACCCGCTGACCCCTAGGAGGTGGACCATGCTGTCCGATGAGCTGCAAAGCTTTCTCACCGACAACGATATCGAGTACGTCCTCGCCCAGTTCGTGGATATCCACGGCGTGGCCAAGACCAAGGCCGTTCCCGCCCAGTGCCTGGAGACCATCCTGGAGGACGGCGCCGGCTTCGCCGGGTTCGCCGTCTGGGGCCTGGGACTGGAGCCGCACGACCCCGATTTCATGGCCGTGGGCGATCCCGCGACGCTGACCCGGGTGCCCTGGCAGCCGGGCTACGCCCGCATCGCCTGTACCGGCCACGTCAACGGCGCGCCCCATGCCTGCGACTCCCGCTTCGTCCTGCAGCAGCAGCTCGCCCGGCTGGCGGAGCGCGGCTGGCACCTGAATACCGGGGTGGAGCCGGAGTTCGCCCTGCTGAAGCGGGACGAGTCGGGGAGGCTGCGGCCCGTGGACGAGAGCGACGACCTCACCAAGCCCTGCTACGACTACAAGGGCCTGTCGCGGTCGCGGGTCTTCCTGGAGCGCCTGGTGGGCAATCTCCGGGAGGTGGGCTTCGATGTCTACCAGATCGACCACGAGGACGCCAACGGCCAGTTCGAGATCAACTACACCTACAGCGACGCCCTCACCTCCGCCGACCGCTTCACCTTCCTGCGCATGGGGGCGGGGGAGATTGCCGAGGACCTGGGCATGATCTGCTCCTTCATGCCCAAGCCGGACGGCAGCCGCACGGGCAGCGGCATGCACTTCCACCTCTCCGTGGAGGACGGGTCGGGCGCCGACCTGTTCCACGACGACGGCGACCCGCAGGGCATGGGGCTGTCCGAGACGGCCTACCACTTCCTCGGCGGCCTGCTGGCCCACGCCCCCGCTCTGTGCGCCTTCGCCGCCCCCACCGTGAACTCCTACAAGCGGCTGGTGGTGGACGGCTCCGCCTCGGGGGCCACCTGGGCGCCGGCCTACATCACCTACGGCGACAACAACCGCTCGGCCATGGTGCGGGTGCCCTACGGGCGCCTGGAATTCCGGCTGCCCGATTCCGGCTGCAACCCCTACCTGGTCACCGCCGCCCTCATCGCCGCCGGCCTGGACGGTGTGGAGCGGCACCTGGATCCCGGCCCCGCCCAGAACGTCAACCTGTTCACGCTGAGCCCGGAGGAGCGCCGGGCCCAGGGCATCGAGCTGCTGCCCCAAAACCTCAACGAGGCGTTGGCGGCGCTGGAGGCGGACCCGCTGTTCGCCGAGCGGCTGGGCGACGGCATCGTCAACGAATTCCTCCGGGTCAAGGGCGCGGAGTGGACCGAATACAGCCGCCACGTGAGCGACTGGGAGCTGGCCCACTACGCCGAGTTCTTCTAGGCCCGGAGCGCGAAAGGAGCGAGACGCATGTGTGGAATTGCCGGCCTTTTCCTGAAGAACCGGGCGCTGGAGCCGGAGCTGGGGGCCCTGTACACCCCCATGCTCACGGCCATGACGGGGCGGGGTCCCGACAGCGCGGGCTTCGCCGTCTACGGCGACGAGGTGCCGGAGGACTGGGTGAAGCTCACCCTGCAGCATGCGGACCCGGATTTCCCCTGGGAGGAGATCGCCGAAGGGCTGGAGCGGGACCTGGATGTCCCGGTGAAGTGGTTCCGCAACGCCGACGTGGCGGTGCTGAAGACCGGCGCCGGGGAGGCGGCGGTGCGGTCCTGGCTGGAGGATCGGCAGCCCGGGATCGAGGTCATGAGCGTCGGCCGCGGCATCGAGATCCTCAAGGGGGTGGGCCTTCCCGG
This sequence is a window from Thiohalorhabdus sp. Cl-TMA. Protein-coding genes within it:
- a CDS encoding 2Fe-2S iron-sulfur cluster-binding protein — encoded protein: MLRLSRKPREWLDRTRTVRFTLEGRTYRAHPGDTVTSALWANGVRVLGRSFKYHRPRGVLSAANHDVNALYQNAGATHIRADVTPVREGMVLEPVNVGGSLASDRNRILDRLGRFLPVGFYYKSLHRPKWLFPFWERLIRGKAGLGEVDTGWPADRAPKAHAFCEVLVVGAGPAGLAAALHAGDAGAEVLLVDENPHVGGSLDYEWVGTTVADRERARLVERVSAHPRVTVRTSSVALGHYADHQVPVAGPEGISKVRAEAVVLATGVLEQPAVFRNNDLPGVMLASGGMLLLHRFGVAPGLRPVLLVANAEGYRAALALIAAGLPPEAVLDWRVCGEPERGLPKTLQNFGVEVREGWTVREAHGREALAGVTAVPANRAGAPGARQGVRIDCDALLMSVGWAPAGHLLYQAGGTFSYDHSLHQPVPHRTPHGVYPAGRLNGVFVLSEQLADGRHAAERALAARTGAPDPGVSPYRAAEPHSHPWPIVPHRRGRDFVDFDEDLQLKDLEQAAAEGFDNIELLKRFSTVGMGPSQGKHANMNAIRILARWRGQGIDETGTTTARPVYHPVPLGHVAGRRLRPWCTGPFQAFHEAQGAAFMEAGPWLRPDFYGPRKAEAVAAEVAAVRQGVGLMDLSPLGKIEVLGPDAARLLESAYTSRLADLRSGRSRYAVLTDETGVVLDDGVVGRLAADRFYVTATTSHAEATTKLLLRHAAERGLDAHVVPRTGQLAALSVAGPGSRELLQPFTDLPLHEPDFPRQGIAEARVAGHAAHLLRSGFVGEVAFEVHLAPEAARTVWMALWRAGGEAGGIRAFGVQAQRVLRLEKGHLLVGQDTDGLTTPFEAGLGGLVHLDKPAFTGRESLALLKERRERRLVGFTLPPDAPLPEECHLVIVDGAIAGRVTSIAFSPTLGHPIGLAMVDAELADSGAPLPIRLDDGGLVTARPAPKTFYDPQGRCLGAHAEEAC
- the glnT gene encoding type III glutamate--ammonia ligase; the encoded protein is MLSDELQSFLTDNDIEYVLAQFVDIHGVAKTKAVPAQCLETILEDGAGFAGFAVWGLGLEPHDPDFMAVGDPATLTRVPWQPGYARIACTGHVNGAPHACDSRFVLQQQLARLAERGWHLNTGVEPEFALLKRDESGRLRPVDESDDLTKPCYDYKGLSRSRVFLERLVGNLREVGFDVYQIDHEDANGQFEINYTYSDALTSADRFTFLRMGAGEIAEDLGMICSFMPKPDGSRTGSGMHFHLSVEDGSGADLFHDDGDPQGMGLSETAYHFLGGLLAHAPALCAFAAPTVNSYKRLVVDGSASGATWAPAYITYGDNNRSAMVRVPYGRLEFRLPDSGCNPYLVTAALIAAGLDGVERHLDPGPAQNVNLFTLSPEERRAQGIELLPQNLNEALAALEADPLFAERLGDGIVNEFLRVKGAEWTEYSRHVSDWELAHYAEFF